A genomic region of Oryza glaberrima chromosome 1, OglaRS2, whole genome shotgun sequence contains the following coding sequences:
- the LOC127760862 gene encoding uncharacterized protein LOC127760862: MADHPRPPPCVLLERVVRFVEAAGLTSGGASRDPDVAAIIEVGGWSWSTVQMMGSVEEMERLMAPSVKPVAFLGDPPQVSSLHMLLPPPARLDLLGIGEISSTHKGIVVIYANKCYLLYDASNNHLTAIPPIPDSVTSAPIFLPLGRGAVLVSAAGADDDDYIFADIVTSPSTRGINPALPKATIFARVKNGGEWIQSSIPHLPLTPHLCGPTYFFHIDTAFSFAGTIFWVDLLKGILICDDILSSPQGPRLAFVPLPHCIDAHDKPRHCFSPNEHRSIGRVSGAIKFLALIGYCEASCPENEVKLKTWSLSPDFKHWKEETTLTVGDIWASESFNQMGLPHVLPFSPVLSVNEDGIMYAVLNDVKKEPIPQLNEFGDSLGMQLVPKANYMIRFDMLQNKVLSSTKISKKATSRWLTNTFLATDFSAYLQDRQNAEAAGKVGASAKGKRKRMSSRQAGRSKCQGQA; the protein is encoded by the exons ATGGCAGACCACCCCAGGCCTCCTCCCTGTGTGTTGCTGGAACGCGTGGTGCGTTTCGTGGAAGCAGCAGGGTTAACCAGCGGTGGCGCCAGCAGAGACCCAGATGTTGCGGCCATAATCGAGGTCGGCGGATGGAGCTGGAGCACAGTGCAAATGATGGGTTCCGTGGAGGAGATGGAGCGGCTGATGGCGCCGTCCGTGAAACCCGTCGCCTTCCTCGGCGACCCACCTCAAGTAAGCAGCCTGCacatgctgctgccgccgccggcgcgcctgGATCTGCTTGGGATCGGTGAGATCTCCAGCACCCACAAGGGCATCGTCGTTATCTACGCCAATAAATGCTACCTCCTCTATGATGCCTCCAACAACCACCTCACCGCTATCCCCCCAATTCCCGATTCGGTGACCTCTGCCCCCATCTTCCTTCCCCTCGGTCGCGGCGCTGTCCTCGTctctgccgccggcgccgatgaTGATGATTACATCTTCGCCGACATCGTCACCTCCCCCTCCACTAGAGGGATCAACCCCGCGCTCCCCAAAGCCACCATCTTCGCGAGGGTGAAGAACGGCGGCGAGTGGATCCAGTCATCGATTCCTCACCTCCCTCTCACTCCACATCTCTGTGGCCCGACCTACTTCTTCCACATCGACACGGCCTTCTCCTTCGCCGGCACCATCTTCTGGGTTGATCTCCTCAAGGGCATCTTGATTTGCGACGACATCTTGTCATCACCGCAAGGCCCCAGGCTAGCGTTCGTCCCGTTGCCCCACTGCATCGACGCCCACGACAAACCCCGCCATTGCTTCAGCCCAAATGAACACCGTTCCATCGGCCGCGTCTCTGGTGCCATCAAGTTCCTCGCCTTGATCGGCTACTGCGAAGCTTCTTGTCCCGAGAACGAGGTGAAGCTCAAGACATGGTCACTGTCCCCAGATTTCAAGCACTGGAAAGAGGAAACGACATTGACTGTCGGAGACATCTGGGCGAGCGAGAGCTTCAACCAGATGGGGTTGCCACATGTTCTGCCCTTCTCCCCTGTCCTCAGCGTCAACGAAGATGGCATCATGTATGCCGTTCTGAATGATGTCAAGAAGGAACCAATACCGCAACTCAATGAGTTCGGGGACAGTCTTGGGATGCAGCTGGTTCCTAAAGCAAATTATATGATCCGCTTCGACATGCTGCAAAACAAGGTCCTGTCCTCCACCAAGATTTCTAAAAAGGCCACTTCGCGGTGGCTTACAAATACCTTCCTTGCTACCGACTTCAGTGCATACCTACAAGACCGCCAG AATGCTGAAGCAGCAGGCAAGGTTGGAGCAAGCGCCAAGGGCAAGCGTAAGCGGATGAGCAGCAGGCAAGCTGGTAGGAGCAAGTGCCAAGGGCAAGCGTAA